The DNA segment ATAATTTCATCGCCTTTATGTAATTGTATACGAATATTTTTAGGATCGATATCTTTATAATCTTTATCTCCATTTTTATTACTTACATGAATACTTAAATTTGAAACCGTAGTGTCATCTCTGAATTCCCCTATTTCTTTCAATGTAACATCTTTTTTAATAGTGAATGCATATTCAAATCTGAATTTCTGTTTGTAGGAAGCAACTGTCTTAGCATATAGTGAGGAAGTATTTATTGCATCAATGTCATCTCTATAATTTTTATTATTCAAAAGCTTAATATGAATTGATTGTGAATATAATTCTTTGTCACCATCCAGTATTTTCAGCTGCGTAATTTCATTTTCTTGATAATTCATGATGAATCCATTTGTTAGTGCTATGTCAATTTGATAGATATGAAAGTTTTTCAATTCATTCTTTTCTGCTTTTTTTTCAAATTCATTTTTGAAGCTTTCCTGATCTTCCAGGTGTTCGCGTCTTTTCTTTGCGTCATTTTCACCTAAAGCTGATATATCTCTATTCCAATCATACCCATTTTCAGTAGCCCAGACAAACCAAGGCTTCTTATCTGTCATATTTATTTTTTTATAATCTATATCATAGTCGATTCCTAGATTTGAAGTTAATTCAACCCTTAAATCTTTAATTTCGTTTTTTGATATTACATCTACCGGGATTATATTATTTCTACCGGTATCATCAATATAGATAATATCTAAAGATGAAGCAGATGTCTTGACCATTCCTTTTGAACTTTCCTGCTTACAGCCTGCTGCTAATAGTAGTATTATAAAAAAAACATATATTTTTTTATGCATAAAGCCTCCTTCTGTTATCTTGCATAGCATACAAAATTAGCAGGATTTTATATATCCTTTTCCTTATTCGTTAGAAGAAATATTGAGCATTAAGCTTTCCTTATGCACATTTCTACAATTTCCTAGAACAAATTGCTTGTATACACCATTTATAGCTATGACCATTATGATTCTGGAAAATGCTCATTTAATAATATCATGACATTATTAAGTTTACAAACTTTATAATCAATATAAAAACAAAACAGACATTTTTAATCATTATTCTTACTATATAGATTTCACTTCTAAGTACCAAGTATTCGTACAGTAAAATGAAATGGTATTCATATAAAAAAATCAAATGTCTTCCTAATTTTATGAATCAATTTTTAAATCCCTGCAAAATATTTAATTCTTTTGACTTTTTTCAAAAGAAATATACACTTATAAGTAAGAAAACTGTCACATATAGATTATTTTTCAGTCTAATAGATAGGAAGCAAAGGAGGCTGATAGTATGCAGCAGGAAGAAATAAACAAACGAATTGATCAGGCGGTTCAGGGAGACCGCAGTGCATTGGAGGAGGTGCTGGCAGAAATACAGGATATGGTATTCAATCTGTCACTGCGTATGCTGGGAACGATTGCAGATGCACAGGATGCCACACAGGAAATCCTTATAAAGGTCATGACCAGCATTTCCACCTTTCGCAAGGAAAGCAAATTTCAGACCTGGGTATACCGGATTGCTGTTAATTATCTAATGGATGTACGAAGCTCGATGTTTGCTCAGCATCCTCTGGATTTTGATTTCTATGCAAATGATTTGCGTGCAAGCTATGTACCGGATGAAGAAGAAGCCCTGACAGGCTGTACAAGGGAGGAGGCCGCAAGAGAACTGAAGCTCTCCTGTACCAATGTCATGCTGCAATGCCTGAAACCTCAGGATCGCTGTATTTATATTCTCGGAACCATGTTTCACATTGACAGTCGAAGTGCCGCAGAGATACTGAATATGACACCGGAGGCATATCGCCAGCGGCTATCTCGTGCAAGAAAACGCATGGCTACTTTTTTAAGTGAATATTGCGGAGCTGTATCCAATGGCTTCTGTCAGTGTGACAAACGGATACCCTATGCGGTGATGACACATCGTCTTCAACCGCAGAATCTGGAATACAGCAGAATGAAGACACTGGATAAACGTATTTTAAATGAATTTTGTAATCATATGGAACAAATAGAGGAAATTATGGACAGCTTTGATCAGCTGCCGGCCTTCCGCTGCACGCTGGATGCAAAACGCTTGTTGAAGGAGCTTGTGGAATCAGACCTGATGAAAAAAGTTCAAAATACAAAGGAGGCTGCTTAATATGTCCCTTATGATGGAATATTTACAAGAGCTTCAGAAAAACAACAACCGGGAGTGGTTTCAAAACCATAAGGAGCTGCGAAAGGCTGCAGAGGCGGAGTTTGAGGAGCTACTTCAGGAGCTGATGGAACGCATTGCCTGCTTTGATCCCTCCATCATTGGATTCTCACCGAAAGAGCTGACCTTTAAGCAGGTGCGGGATACCCGATTCAGTAAGGATAAGACACCTTATTTACCAGCATTTCGTGCCCATATATCCGCAAAGAGAAAGCTCCCTGTTCCGGTTGGCTATTATATTCATCTGATGCCGGATAATCAAAGCTTTCTTGGCGGAGGACTGTTTGCGGATATGTTTAAGGACGCAACTGCCATGATGCGGGAAGCTATTGCCAAAAAACCGGATGAATTTGCTTCAATCATAAACGCACCTTCCTTTCAGAAGCATTTCACTATCCATGGAACGAAATTAAAGCGTGTACCGAAAGGATATGATCCAGAGCATGCAATGGCTGAATATCTCTGTCATAAAAGCTGGTGTTTGGAATATCCGCTTACGGATGATGAAGTGGAAGACCGTGAACAATTCCTGTCTCTGGCATCAACTATATTTCAAAGAATGAAGCCATTTCATGATTTCATGAATGCAGCATTGAAGGATTTTCAGTTTCCACAGCGATAAGAAGCATACAAGCTGCGTTACTGAGGCTGGTTCGGATTTTTTAATACAAAGAAGTGAAGCTTCTGTATTATTGAGCCTTACCTATATTTATGCTCAGGAACCAGCAGGAAATAAAATAATTAAAAGCAGCTTTATCCATGCTTATATTCAGGAAGTGTGCCCGAAAAAATGGAAATAGAGGAAAAGCTTCGAGTATCTATTTGTCACAATGGGCAAATCGTACATCTGTAAAAAATGAGAGAAGAAGGAAAACTCCAGGCAATCACAGGAATCTTTCCTTCTTCATTTTGTTTCTTAACTGTGTATCTGAAAATAAACTAGGTAGCTCCATTCTTGCTTCCTTTTACCGCTCATATTGCTGGATATGATCAATATTTGCATAAGAGCAAGTGGCAGTATCGTAAAAGTCTTTTCTTTTTTAAACGCTGAGGCTTTCCTCATCGTATTGTAAGGCATACATAACCGTTATTTACGAATGACAGCTCCTGCATGTAATGCTGGCTGCTTGGATATAGTGCGCATTGCTGTTACACACGTATGGCCGCTTCTGTTTGAAATGACTGGCCGTCAGTATAAGGAATCCCATAGAATTGCGCCAGCATCTTTTTCCATGCTGTATCCAGATTCTCATCCAGCTGAAACAAACCGGAATTGCCTACGATGAACACCTCGACTCCTGCATCACGCAATTCTGAGAAGGTCGTCGCATTACAGGAGCCATCCACCTCAATCAGGTAATGATATCCATGCTTCACCTTCAGCTTGCGAGCCTCCTTTATCTTATCCAGCATTTCCCGGATAAAGGCCTGCCCGGCAAAGCCTGGATCAACGCTCATAATGGTGATTTTATCAACCAGGTGTAGATAATGCTGTACATAGGATAAGGGAGTAGCCGGGTTCAAAACGATACCGGCTTTGCATCCGAGATCATGAATTTTATGCAGAATACGGAAGGCGTCGGAGTTAATGGTTTCCGCATGCGGCGAGATATAGGCAGCCTTTGCCTTTGCCAGAGTAACGATATAATCATCCGGATTCGTCACCATCAGATGGCAGTCTAACGGAACGCTGCTGATGCGGGATATTGCTTCTACAAAATCCGGAGAAAGTGTAATGTTTTTGACAAAATGACCATCCATTATGTCAATGTGATAGAAATCGGCATGTGAATTTAAGATTTGAATCTGTTCCTTAATTTTCAACAGATCCATGCACATTATCGATGGACTGAACATAGGCTTCATAAGCATTTCCTCCTTTTGCGTAAACGTTTACGTTGCTGTTCTTTTGAAAGCTCACCTTCGTGAGCTCAGGTTGATTCTCTTATGCAAAGTGATACCGGTATAATAAATTCCTGCTTTTCCAGCGCATGATGAATCCGCTTCAGCAGCGCATCTCCTGCCGCTTCCGCCATCAGCTCTGTATTTTGTGTAATCGTCGTCAGTGCCGGGTGGCAGAACTGCGATATGGATACATTATCGAAGCCGACAATTTTTACCTGCTCTGGAACCTGGATATTCTGTGCATGCAAGGCATTCAGACAGGCCAGAGCCATATTGTCATTGGTCGCAAATACGCCGTCAAAGAAACAGCCTTTGTCCGAAAGCAGCTGTGTGACAGTGGTAAATACACTGGTATAATCACTTTTTGTCATGATTTCCCAATCCTCATGAAATGGTATATCAGCCTCTTCCAGAGCTTCCAGATAACCGCTTCTCCTCTGCCGGATTGTTGACGCCCGCTTTTGATCCCTTAACAGCAAAATACGCCTGCACTGCTTCTGAATCAATTCTCTTGCGGCAAGATATCCGCCCTGACGATTGTCGGAATGGACAAAGATATGCACATCCTCCGGCTTTCGGTCGATATAAACGACGGGTATGGAGAATGCGGATTCCTGTATCGGATTTGCATTCTGTCCTGAGATATAAATGATTCCCTCTACCTGCTGCTCCATCAGATTGCGGATATGAAGCTGTTCAATTTCAATATCCTCATGAGAATCACAAATCAAAACAGAATACTGATGCTTGAGGAAAAACAGCTCCAGATTGCGGATGATCCTCGCGAAAAATTCATTGGTGATATCCGGAACAATGACACCGATGTTCCGGCTTCTCTGTGTCCGAAGCCCCTGAGCATTTTTGTTCAGTTGAAAGCCATATTCCTCAATCACCCTGCGTACACGAAGTTCCGTTTGCCTGGAATAGCCCCCCTTTTCGTGGAGAACGCGGGAAACCGTTGCGGTGGACACCTGTGCAAGCCGTGCGATATCTATAATATTATATTTATGATGCTCCAAGCTTACACCTCCTTTTACGTAAACGTTTAACTAATTCCATCTATATCATAGCCAAATTTCTTGTGCTTGTCAACATAGAAATAGCAGGAAGGGATGAAAAGAGATGGGAAGCCTTCGTATACGCACAGAAAACAGCAGATACCGTACTGGTGATCTACCGTTTTCACTGCTATGTGTATTCATTTTAAAGGGAATACTGCATTGTTCTTTAAAGCCTTATTCCTGTTCCAACCTATTTAATTTCCATCCTATACAAAAGTCTCGCAGCTTACCGCTTTTTCTTTGTTCCCTGCATCGTACATGAGCCCTTACAATATACAGCCTGTATCGTTCTGCTTTCTAAACGAAGGCAGTACAGCATATGCAGCAGAAAGGCAATCGCAGCAATCAGAAGCAGAATCTCCAGTTTTATGAGAAACCATAGCAGGAAAAAAGGAAAAAATGCAAAGGAGAAGGCATGCAGCTTCATACTCACCTCGATAACGGCACACCTTTTCCAGTAGGTATCTCTGTGCGTATCAAAGTGGCAAAAAACGAATTGCAGAAAACGGTCTGCCAGCTTCTGATATCGCATAAGCATAAGCTGTCCCGGTGTGAATGTAAGGTTGGGAAACAGCCTGCTTAAAACCATTTCGCGATGCAGCTTGCGCTTCATACATACCGGAAGACAGAGAAACAGCCCTATGATAACACTCATACAAAACAAGAGAATCAGCAGCCACAGACTGGCAAATGCCGGACTCCAGTCCCTG comes from the Erysipelotrichaceae bacterium 66202529 genome and includes:
- a CDS encoding sigma-70 family RNA polymerase sigma factor, yielding MQQEEINKRIDQAVQGDRSALEEVLAEIQDMVFNLSLRMLGTIADAQDATQEILIKVMTSISTFRKESKFQTWVYRIAVNYLMDVRSSMFAQHPLDFDFYANDLRASYVPDEEEALTGCTREEAARELKLSCTNVMLQCLKPQDRCIYILGTMFHIDSRSAAEILNMTPEAYRQRLSRARKRMATFLSEYCGAVSNGFCQCDKRIPYAVMTHRLQPQNLEYSRMKTLDKRILNEFCNHMEQIEEIMDSFDQLPAFRCTLDAKRLLKELVESDLMKKVQNTKEAA
- a CDS encoding TIGR02453 family protein, with the translated sequence MSLMMEYLQELQKNNNREWFQNHKELRKAAEAEFEELLQELMERIACFDPSIIGFSPKELTFKQVRDTRFSKDKTPYLPAFRAHISAKRKLPVPVGYYIHLMPDNQSFLGGGLFADMFKDATAMMREAIAKKPDEFASIINAPSFQKHFTIHGTKLKRVPKGYDPEHAMAEYLCHKSWCLEYPLTDDEVEDREQFLSLASTIFQRMKPFHDFMNAALKDFQFPQR
- the rpe gene encoding ribulose-phosphate 3-epimerase, producing the protein MKPMFSPSIMCMDLLKIKEQIQILNSHADFYHIDIMDGHFVKNITLSPDFVEAISRISSVPLDCHLMVTNPDDYIVTLAKAKAAYISPHAETINSDAFRILHKIHDLGCKAGIVLNPATPLSYVQHYLHLVDKITIMSVDPGFAGQAFIREMLDKIKEARKLKVKHGYHYLIEVDGSCNATTFSELRDAGVEVFIVGNSGLFQLDENLDTAWKKMLAQFYGIPYTDGQSFQTEAAIRV
- a CDS encoding substrate-binding domain-containing protein: MEHHKYNIIDIARLAQVSTATVSRVLHEKGGYSRQTELRVRRVIEEYGFQLNKNAQGLRTQRSRNIGVIVPDITNEFFARIIRNLELFFLKHQYSVLICDSHEDIEIEQLHIRNLMEQQVEGIIYISGQNANPIQESAFSIPVVYIDRKPEDVHIFVHSDNRQGGYLAARELIQKQCRRILLLRDQKRASTIRQRRSGYLEALEEADIPFHEDWEIMTKSDYTSVFTTVTQLLSDKGCFFDGVFATNDNMALACLNALHAQNIQVPEQVKIVGFDNVSISQFCHPALTTITQNTELMAEAAGDALLKRIHHALEKQEFIIPVSLCIREST